In Cololabis saira isolate AMF1-May2022 chromosome 1, fColSai1.1, whole genome shotgun sequence, the following proteins share a genomic window:
- the LOC133452610 gene encoding tumor necrosis factor ligand superfamily member 14-like: protein MSEGGVGTCPQVFVVDSQASFIQMPSETKPRWARDGQKFLLLLVGMSLLGLIIEGCFIYNLYKKTEEFSSCRSHHLCHNLSNPATSMQQDGTAMGRAGSAESNEIPLLQSTTKDRPFAHLLGANQPIDEGNVMQWVEEGEAVIQNMTHEKGRLMVLQTGYYYLYSKVQLNAEECTIIQHKVMKDTSAYGKPLELLKSKRYRCWTPKPSNGKAVNKEEVWSSFLAGIFHLQKGDKIFVTFDKPLYLRQGPTENFMGAFMISP from the exons ATGTCAGAGGGTGGAGTGGGTACCTGCCCCCAGGTGTTTGTGGTGGACAGCCAGGCCAGCTTCATCCAAATGCCCAGTGAAACGAAACCAAGGTGGGCCAGAGACGGCCAGAAGTTCCTTCTCCTGCTGGTGGGGATGTCTTTGCTGGGACTTATTATTGAAGGATGTTTTATCTACAATCTTTACAAAAAGACTGAG GAATTCTCTTCGTGTAGATCTCATCATCTCTGCCACAACTTGTCAAATCCAGCGACGTCCATGCAGCAG GATGGCACTGCAATGGGTCGAGCAGGATCTGCAG AGTCCAATGAGATTCCCCTCTTGCAGTCAACGACAAAAGACAGGCCTTTTGCTCACCTTTTGG GCGCCAATCAGCCAATTGACGAGGGCAATGTGATGCAGTGGGTGGAAGAGGGTGAAGCCGTCATACAAAATATGACACATGAGAAAGGTCGACTGATGGTCTTGCAAACAGGGTATTACTACCTCTACTCCAAAgtgcaattaaatgcagaagAGTGTACGATTATTCAGCACAAAGTTATGAAAGACACCAGCGCCTACGGCAAACCTTTAGAGCTTTTGAAGTCAAAACG ATATCGCTGCTGGACCCCAAAACCTTCAAACGGAAAGGCTGTGAACAAAGAGGAGGTGTGGAGCAGTTTCCTAGCTGGAATTTTCCACCTGCAGAAAGGAGACAAAATCTTTGTCACGTTTGACAAACCATTATATTTGCGTCAAGGACCTACAGAAAACTTCATGGGGGCATTTATGATATCCCCATAG